A segment of the Carya illinoinensis cultivar Pawnee chromosome 1, C.illinoinensisPawnee_v1, whole genome shotgun sequence genome:
ATCAccattaagtaattattaactaatactattatttagaattttatactaatactaatatttatactaaattactaatactaatagagtAATAGTCTAGACTCTAGACTctaatatggtataaaaataaaataaatactaatagtctaatatagagtATAGTTATAcaacttatactaatatagagtactatagttataacttatactaAAAACTAAGTGGGTTgtctataactaatattactaatatataactatactatattactaatagtctaacctataactatactataactataatttttatctaacctaATTCTATTACTAACTCGCCATTAAGTAATTACTATAGTTATGCTATAACTATATTATGaataatatagtaataatagtctaatattagtataactatactaattataataactaatcacttaacttaactatactatattatatagttattatataactatactatattactaatagtataatactaattaattatattactaatactattatatagttatactaattataataagtaatcactataagtctataactatatatatttagtattaaagtattgttatattctttaatgtattactaatactattaagtcttaagagttatggtataaattataatatatgtataattttgtactaatactaatatttatactaaattactaatactaataatctagactctaatatggtataaaaataaaataaatactaatagtttaatatagacTCTAGTTATACAACttatactaataattaatatagttataacttatactaaatcattaatacactataactaatattactaatatatagctatactataTTACCAGTAGTCTAATAgtgtaatactaatactattatatagttatactaattataataactaatcactataagtctataactatatatatttagtattaaagtattattatattctttaatgtattactaatactattaagtattaaaagttagggtataaattataatatatgtataattttataACAGGTATTATATATTCCATAATGTATTTGTatcaatgtataatatataataacactataatagtataattaataatatatagtattagtatatattaatatatcataagAGTTCAAGGAtgatagtataatataattaatattatatatatgtataatagtatagtattaatatcactataagtctataactatatataccTAATAAGCTTATAGGCTAATataatgatttattaatcatttACCTAATACAATGATTTATTAATGATACTAaatatacaaaatgtaaaaacttaaaagtttaatatattgaaaaattgaaaattttcatagATTCATatacattgagtcattgacaTACTCTAAGTTAGTAACAAATTAgcaattaacatttaacatcataaatataattatcattaattatttttttaatgagttaattaaataatctacattaaacagtttatttaactttaattttactaattaaaattattttttaaattaatttatgtgCCAAACGGATAAAAGAATCACACATGTGTGACACATGTGAGCTGCCTTCCCAAAAACGGCGCTGTTTTAATCACTAtaggcaaaaaaaaataatgcgtGAAATGGCTTGGTTTCACGCAACgcagttaattttttttttcaatttaacacCCCTAAAACGATGCTGTTTGGGTCCAATTTCGAACCAAATTGTGCTATTTTGTTCAGTAGATTTAAGTCTTCTCAAGCACCCCACCCCCGACGGATTCACTTTCCCTTTTCTCCCGATCCCCTCCTGTGTGAGAAATCCTGGTCCGATCCCCTTCGTCACAATCCCCCTCCCCCCTTGCGGCCTTGCCCCTCCATCGCAGACTCGCAACAAGAAGTTTAGTTACTTAAGTGTTTATTCTTCggtaccctctctctctctctctctggtgataaattttctttgttattgttttttatcttgattaatttttttttatcttaattatttgtaatttgtacttgtatttagaagaaaatgaaacactTTACTTGTAATTTGTTCGTTCAAAAGATTCTTCCTAGCCAAGATATGTCTGGGTTTATGCAAACCTCATTTTTCTTTGGTTACATGGCTTGCATCTACTATGGTTTCCTCCTCGTGCTCGAAACTGTAGGCTTCCGTGCTGCTTTGCTATTTGTCCGTAACATTTATCGGTCACTCAAGTGTGAGTCATCTAGTatgtttttcttctctcttatgCATAGGGCCTCATATAGATAAGTCATCTAGTatgtgtattatttttttataaaaaaagaattggaGGAAATAGCAATTGTAGCAAAAAGAATATggcaaagaaaaaatgaatttgttTTCCAATCATAATTCAAACATCCTAATGCAATGATGAAGCAATCGAATGAGATTCTGCAAGACTTCAAAGAAATGACAAGGTTGAAACATCTAGCAATGTAACATAGAAATGGGATCCCCTCCCTCACagatttttttaagattaattgGGATGTTGCCCTCGATAAAACTCACTGCAAAACGGGAATTGGAATCATAGTTCAAGATTTGAGTGGCAGTGTCATAGCTGCTACAAGGATGAATCGACCTCTACTTTCTGATCCTAAAACTAGCATAAGCTTATGGTGCACTTCAAGCTACTATTTTTGGTTTGGAGTTGGTACTGAGATAGATTATTTTAGAGAGAGATTATTTACACATTATTTAAGATATTACTAAAGAAAAGGAATCTTAGACTAGTGCTGGCATTATTTTTGGTGATATCAAGAAGAAGCTAAGAGCTATGACGAGCAGTCAGTGAAGCATATGAGAAGAGAAACCAATGAAGTGGCTCATACTTTGTCAAAAAATGCATTGCTTATTTAAGATGTTATTGTTCACATGGAGGAATGTATTATTTCCTTGATGATACAGGATTAATCAATAAAGCTGATTTTGTTTCaaaaacatataaaagaaaacccGTCATTGGGCCTATATgcaaaataaatgtaaaatgctgaaaattgattGGTGTTCTACTCCATCTTCTACTCCACGTTGAAGGCGGAGTAGAAACTCTTCTTAATGGAGTCTATGAATTCATTTTTGCAAGACACATTCTTGGCTCATAAGTTTAACTCATGGAGTTTGAAACCTACACAACGTCAGTTAGGTTTGTTATTGTCTTCTAGATTTTGCATACCTGGTTTATTAGTTTATGAGCTCATGGGTGAACAAGGAATAGGAACATGAGAATGAGATTATGTGTGTCATGAAAATTGGAATAACGGGTACTAATCATTCCAGACCCCTCTCCAAATTGTACTTTTTGACCGATTGTTACTATTAGGAATTTGATGTGAGTTGGCCATTGGAAGACAGCCATTACATATCGAAAgatttttggaaataaaatGGAATTGTTTGTAGAGAGTTTACGTATTGGAATGAAAAGTTCAAGGAAGCAACATGCAACATAGAGAATGCAAAGCCAAAAAGATGGAAACTTTTCACCTCTTCATTTCAGGATTTCAATTTCAGTCGTTTCGTGTGGGGCCTAGGCTCCATGACTGTAatgtatttgataaaagatGGGGAATgacttttttgtaattttttagttGATTAGTTatgaatcttataatataaaaaggaACCTTGTTGCTGAATCGCCACTTGCATTGCATTGCTTCTACCTCTATATTTCGTTAAAGAAACAAGTTTTTATCACCATTTCTTTCATCTCTTCATCTTGTGTTCATAgtctttcacttcctttctctctatttctcaACACACTGTGTACATCAATGCATACCACTTAAATTTCTCACCCATCTTCCTTCCCCTTGTTCTTTTCAGAAATGAAAGGTGAATGAGCGGAAACTTCAGCCCCCTAATGGAAGATCCAATCAGGAAACATATTGCGGTGAAAGAAACTGGAGAGAGCGTAATCTAGTCTCAAAACCAGAAGATTAAAACAAAGGAGGTTGATTAGGCCAAAAATTCAACCAATTCTTAGgtctttttctaaaacttggAGGATTATTCATACTAATCTTTTAATCTAGAACCTAAAGTGAAATAAACTCCAGAAGAATcaattaaagttgatattctGTACGAagaaatagttaagaatttttatCCTTTGAATTTcattaaacaagaaaatatttatttgagaatatttttttttttggtggcttATATTGCTTAGGTTGTTATATTTCTATAGACTATTTGTTTTGAACTGGTTTTCATTTACCTAAATGCTGCTCTCATGTACTTGTTCAATAAAAAAGAGAAttgtgttgtttctttgttgtcaATCttcaatttacattttttttttcatttttctttatctttctttttcattgagGATTTAGTAAGATATATTTTcagtaagatatatatatatatatatatatatatatatctgtgtgaGTTTCAACTTTTTTAGATTATTAACAAACGAGAGATTTTGGCAAACTCAGTTGGCAAGAGTTATGAGATTTTGAATAGTCCAAGGGATGATTTAGAATCTGATTGTGGCCTTCCAAATACTCCAAATCTTAGTTTGCATGAAATTGTTCCAAATTCTGTTGGTAAGAGCCCAAGTATTAATCTAGATGTTGATATAGAAGCTGGGCAAGATCCTCCACAAAGTCGTCATTAGAAGTCTATATGCCCCATGGTAAGATTGATTTTGTATCAAAAAGTTTAGGGAAATATTGTTATGAAATCACTTAAAATGTGTCACAATAGTAAGTATGACTGAGAATAATaacattacttaattattaattatgagTTAGTAAGTTGATGATTTGTAAATGCAATTTAtgtttggctaggattagatgcgTATGATGTTAGGAATAAATGTAATCTTAATTGGACTCTAGTAATCCGATAAGAATAACTATTTGAATTGGAACTCTTATCACATcttgtttatattataagataagaGTCAACAAGAGCCCTAAGTATGTTTAGAGTCTAAGCATCAGTTGAAGAGATAAAGACGCAAGTTGTATTGAAACAACTGAAGCTAATCTGAACTCGATGCAATCCTGAAGCATAATCCAATCCGAGGTGTTCGCAAGTTGTTAGAAATGTATCTAACTGGGATATTGGATAAACATGTCAACTGAGTCCTTCTCTTATTCAATGATAGCATTACATATCTATAGAGGAGTCGGCTAAGGATTTATTCTCAAGACTTGAACTGCACATATTTACATTGATCGAGAGCTtgaggatctgtgtagaacttCAAGGGATTGTGCAATGGAAAATTTCGGTGTGAAGGATTTTTTCCGAGAAGCTCAGTTCATGGAATTGAGGGGGAGTATATTCCAAGGGAGAGTGGTTCTGTTTGAGATTCAACCACAGGAGGTTCTAATAGGAAAGGCAACGGTTGAAGAGTGTTAGAGATTCTGACTACCTATTGAGGTAGAAGACAAGCGGGTCGCATGTCTTGAGTAAACGCGTCtagttacaaaggttttgtaaacgATTTACTTATAGTTCTCacaatcaattaattaattttcctagGTTTAgttgccccgtagggttttatcTTTGAAGAATTCTTCAGAGAGTTTCCCTTTGTAACCAAATAAGTGTGTTAACGTTATTAAGATATATTGGTTACTAATCAATGCTAACAACTTATATTGAGTATTAACGTTTAGAACCAGAGGTACTTGGGTAATTTGATGATTGAATGTCCAGGATGAAACTATAGATTGCATTAATGTTGGGGATTTTGGCATTTGCATTAGAGGTTGCACAAATTATGTCCAACAATAACAAGCCTAAAAATGTTGGGTTTTCTTTTGGCCGCTTCTTTCTATCCAATGGACATATATATAGAAGCATCTGTAAATACATAGAATCGTATTGGACAATTATTCAAGTTATATTGtcaattatttttgttaatcaTATCAAATTTTCGAAGCGTTTGATTTTTGGCAAAATTATTATATCTTCTGTGatgattttctcaaaatttaccTCCACTAAGAGCCATTCCTAATGTTAGGTCGGGCTCTTTTGGTTTGTTAAAAAGATATGTATGATTGTAATAATGTGTTCGTTGGGTAAGACGATGGGTTGGTTTTTTCATGGTGCCAATCTTTGAGTTTAGCTTCAGCTTGTCCATCAACGTGGTTGCCATTAGCAACTCTTGTAAAATATGTGACAACTATTCTCTCTTGATTTactactttttttatattattcatctgaatttgaatatgataagttAATTAAAAGAGTATGTTATTATGATTTAAGTAAGATGCGTTTATTTGATAGATTGACTTGACATTGACAAAATCTGTTTGACAACAAAAACttataccaaaataaaatactataatacacatataatatgcataattaagttgtttaattgTTTAATTATTGTCACTTGATGGGAAGTCTCAAAGAGTAATTCTACGTACAGTCGTGGAGTACGTAAATACCACGTagtctctttaaaaaatagtgaggttaactattaaaaaagtagtttctttttatataaatcttgtatttattcatttttttcaaaatgattacctGACGCTTGCACTCTCACGATTACTACTATCATTTCtttatactaaatatatatctaaaatatgaaataatataatctataatatataaaccATACTAATGAAATGAGAActataatcatcatcatcattttatttattatctgtaatataatattaagttattagagaattatttattatttattcataattttttattaaaaaataataaaataataacattataaaataataatacagtaGATGACGTGTCAGACAATCTGTCCGCCATGTCAGCACGGCACCTAAACGCTCGCGCGTGAATCTCGCCATTGAATTTCTGCCATCGGTAGTCCcctccaagaaccttccataaGACACACCCTCTCTGTCTCCCTCCCTCTGTCGCGTtggtgtatatataattatggatTAAAAGTTCTAGAGCGAGACTTTGACCTTTGATCCGATTTGCACATTTATAAAATCTGAGATCTCCGGGgcgttttgttttttctcccAGAAAATGCACTGTTAGCAGTTGTGTTCCTGTAACTCTCTTTCTCTGAGGTttgatcttttttaatttgcatgtCAAATTCTATCTGCTTTCTCTAAGCTTTCCTGCATTTTCATTCAGCTTTCTTTCCCATCATACAAACATACAATTCTCTATCTTCTATCGATCTAATATCACTGGAAACGGATTCAACAgagaaaattaacttttttggtCCATTTTCATGGCTTCCCAGCCACAAATTCTATAACTTTAttgcgatttttttttttcaatacaaaGGTGAAGTTCTGGGTTTGAGTTCGAATCAATCTTGAGAACCCTACAAGTACTTCATCAGTTTTTGTTGCCAcaaagttttgtttttctttgttcatCAATGGTTTGCTTGTTCTATTTTTAACAATATCGTTTTGAAAACCAGAACAGGAAATCCGAGTTCCGAAATGGCCGAACAACCGCTAAAACCGGTACTCCAAAAACCGCCAGGATACCGGGACCCGAGTCGCCCGATCCAACCAGGCACGAGACCGCCGCCCCGCAAACCGGCCCTCCCGCCATCTTTCAAACCGATGAAGAGGCGCAGAAGTTGTTGTCGTGCATGCTGCTGCTTCCTCTGCGTCTTCTTTCTCGTCCTCGTCGTCGTCGTCGCCGTCGCCTTTGGCCTCTTCTACCTCTGGTTTCAACCGAGACTCCCAGTTTTCCACCTGCAGTCTTTCCAGATCCCACGGTTCACCGTCACCGCCAAAGCCGACGGCACCTACCTCGACGCGCAGACGGTGACGAGGGTCGAGGTGAAGAACCCGAACGGGAAGCTGTCGTTGTTTTACAAGCAGAGTACCGTCAAGGTGACTTTTTCGGTGGGTCATGAAGAGGACACGGAGGTGGGGTCGAAAGACGTGCCGGAGTTCACTCAGGGGATGGCGAACACGACGAGCATAAAGGTGGAGACTGGGGTGAAGAATCAGCTGGTGGATGATGGAGAGGGAAGGCAGCTCAAGGCTCGGTTCCACAGCCAGGAATTGGTGGTGAACGTGGAGGTTCGGAGTGGGGTGGGATTCTTTGTGGATGGGCTTAGGATAGGGCCCCTGGGAGTGAAGGTTTTGTGTGGTGGTGTGAGCTTGAAGAAGCTCGAGACTGGAGACATGCCCAAATGTACCGTCACTACTCTCAAATGGTAAGATTATTTCCAATCATATACACATAAACCCAAAAAAACCTTAGAAATTCGTTCATAATCTTATTTATCGTTAGTTTTTTCACCCATAATTTAAGTATTTCTGACCATAAACCAATCTTATGAGGTTTAGAAATGTCATGCTTAAAATGATGACTCTTGAGATTTTGGTTACAAATTTTCTTGCTCATGCAATGTGCATAAAAATTGGAATGTAAACAAATTCCAAATGCGTTTGGACTTGGCAATGAGGCTGCTGCCTGCAGATTCATACTTTATGATAGTGCCCATCAGCTTTTTGCATTGCCAATTCCCAGATCAGCTAAAAGCTTTGATATTGTTAAATGAACTATTTGAATGGCCATTCACTGAAAATATTTGTCCTGTTTCCGTACAGGCTGAATAACTCTTTTCATTGCTTATGATTAATGGAAGTTTCATCTTcctgagaaaaataaaataaagcttTTCAACCCCAGTGCTTATGATTAATTGATTGATAGCCAGCCACAGGGTAACAATGATTGGGTTCTTCTTTACACTAAAGAGCCTTGATTACAAGTCCCCATATATGTGTATTGAGTTGTGTTTTCGAAGGTTGACCATTATGATTGATATTGTTGCTTTGACCGCAGGATAAACATATCTTGATAAGGTTGTCATGTTCGAAGATGGCTGCTGGTGGAAGAAGATGTGATATTGCTTATTGTTGAGGCAATTTTCTGCAAACGACATGTACAGGAACGTAACCAGTGTGATCGgttttatatttaaagtaaACCATATACAATATTCTTTActtgggaaaaagaaaagggtgaTTGGAACGTATCTACAATACTCTGACTGGTGTCCATCCCTAAGCTTTGGATCTTCTTATGTATAATgggatatacatatatatatgaggttgaatttacataaatatatcatgttcttcttttccttcttgttttttttttttcttaattaaattagaaatactTGTGGTTGTGGTGTGGGGTTGGGAGGAAGTTGGGGTCTTGGATTCCTGATGGAACTGCCAGGCTGCCATTTCTTTGTAAGAAGCAAATGCATCAAAAACGTGGAAAGTGAAATAAGGTGTaacatcttttattttcattcatcttctttcttttccagaGAATAAGGTGCAACATATCATTCCTTTTGGTAAGCTAGGTAAAAGCGGCAGGAAGACAACTTGCGGGTCACTAAAAGAATGGCTGCCTGGCAAAGAAAGGTTAGCCAGAAAGGGATATGACATCTGCAATATTTAGAAGACACACAAAATTTGCCTTGTGAACAATATTGCTAgctctccaaacaaaaattcgaagaatgagaTCATATGCTTTACTTCATGCCATTTTTATAACGAGAAAGATCTATTTATAGGTCTTTTTATTGACATAACACGCTATGCTAAGCTGCCCTTTTCATTTGGTGTTTTAATTATCCTTTGGAATGTGGCTGGCACACAGCCCATTTTGAGGTTGAAGATCACTGCTCGAAGTCTTGAAGTGAGAACTTAAACGTAGCTTTTTGTAGCTAAAGTTAAACAGATGattaaataataactaatttgCAATTTCCTCTTCCAACCAACTAGTGATCATAACTTCATAGGTATTTGTAGTGATGGAAATAGGAATTTATCTTTGGAGGTTGAATCAAACAATTGAGAATAGAAATGAAATACTTCCtgacatttttattaaaaataacaaagaaaagaaaagaaaaaccactACCCTTCAAATTGTGATTTTAGGTtggcaaattttaatatacaaaataaataataaaatctacatcttcCCATCAGTTCAAATTTTTGGGAGAAGTGATGATTAAtttcacatggtatcagagaaAAAAATGAGTTCAAACCCTGACTCTACATTCtaccatatttaattaaatattctacatGTTGGATCATCCATTGAGGGGAAGTTTGGCCCATACGTAAAAGGAAATGTTAaggtataaattaaatattaaaatctacATCTTCCCATCAGCTTAAACTTTTAGAACAGGCAGTGATTTCACAGCAAAAAACATTCCTCTCCCTAAAATTGGTTGATGTACTTGGTGAAATGctccaatttttatttatactttATTAACATTAAATAGATAAGAGTTTATTTTcaatgtattaatttaatattaaaaaattaatatacagcAGCTTCCTCCATAGACAACGGAGAAGAGATAGGAATTTGATAAGAGTCTTAGCATTTTGACAAGCAAAACAAATGCCTAAGCTTTGTATGTACACAATAATTTTGGTTAGTTGATTCATTGACAACTAATATGGGAAAGTTAATTTTCAAGTGATTTAGCAACTGGATTAGC
Coding sequences within it:
- the LOC122310826 gene encoding NDR1/HIN1-like protein 6; protein product: MAEQPLKPVLQKPPGYRDPSRPIQPGTRPPPRKPALPPSFKPMKRRRSCCRACCCFLCVFFLVLVVVVAVAFGLFYLWFQPRLPVFHLQSFQIPRFTVTAKADGTYLDAQTVTRVEVKNPNGKLSLFYKQSTVKVTFSVGHEEDTEVGSKDVPEFTQGMANTTSIKVETGVKNQLVDDGEGRQLKARFHSQELVVNVEVRSGVGFFVDGLRIGPLGVKVLCGGVSLKKLETGDMPKCTVTTLKWINIS